The following nucleotide sequence is from Pangasianodon hypophthalmus isolate fPanHyp1 chromosome 8, fPanHyp1.pri, whole genome shotgun sequence.
ctgatggattttattttatattaatgaactcaaaacattttccatttaccGTGACTGAAAGTGAGAACATGACGTCAGCGCATCGATCAGGCCGGAAAACCGAGCCCAGATGAGAGCACTTGGAAAAAGATAAGCTAGaagaagggggcggggcttacagGGTGTCGGTTAATATCAGAGTTCAAAACGCAcatgcaactgtcaatcattctagATTCATGtgttgattggctcatctgctgttttcaTTGAGAGACTCGTAGTAGAGTTCTCCAACTTTAAAATGCGTAGCTCCTATGGAAGATGCGTagaaggaggatgaggatgaggaatgATGAAGGCTCTGAtaattgatgatgatggtaataaTGATGTTGATAGTGATGATGGTAATGTTTATGATGGTGCTAGTGATTATGCTGGttgctggaggaggaggagcagttgatgatgatgatgatgatgttgatgactGTGCAGGttgctggaggaggaggaggataaGATGAAGGCCCTGATGACTCTGCAGGAGGAGCAAGAGGAGTTCATTCAGAGGGagcagaaggagaaagaggagcTGAAACAGGAGATGGAGAACAAAACGCGAGCGCTGGAGGAGGCGCAGAAACAGCTGGATGAGATCAGAGCTAACAGACACAGAGTGGAGCAGGACGTGGTggtcagcacaaacacacactaacacacactaacacacacacacacacaaacacacacacacacacacacactgctacacgcctccacacacctccacactctGCCGACTGGCTTTGCGTACGTTTCATGTTTGATTGAGGTTTGGTTAAATTAAATTGTTGGATTTATCATGTTTGTTGATTGCtgattgcgtgtgtgtgtgtgtgtgtgtgtgtgtgtgtgtgtgtgtgtgtgtgtgtgtcaggctgcTCAGAGGAAGCTCCGGCAGGCGAGCACTAATGTCAAACACTGGAACGTTCAGATGAACAGACTGATGCACCCTATTGGACCCGgaggtatgagtgtgtgtttgtttgtgtgtgtgtgtgtgtgtgtgtgtgtgtgtgtgtgtggttaaagaTTACaagtaattaaacataaagctgctgctgctgctgctgctgtaactACCCTGTGCTCAATCTCATGCTCCATCGTTCCATTACTTGTGAATGCGACCCAAAGCGATTCAAACTCCTCCACTTGCGCTTGGTTAATTTTCAGAGACGATGCATCATCCTTTTCCAGGAGAGAATCATGGCTTCTTGCTGCATTCGAATAAACTCATAActtggaaaaaaacaagaaaacaccccctcaaatCAGACACGCAATTCAGAAACTCgggacggtctcctcaaccccgagcTCAGCAAGTGACAACATGGCCGCTCATCAACAGCATAAAcgagttacactgtatatacacctATAAGCTTTAgctcaatcaacatacagacatatttgcttgttgaaTCTATAACGCTGACTCTACACTTCTCTGTTTTGAGAAGAAACATATGCATCACTCATTGCAGTTATcaggctagcttgttgctaacaaaagatgaacatggaggcgtccatgtttttcaCCCAGTTTGTATTTTGAAGCTTATAGAGGTAGAAAACGGCGTACGTCCGAGTTCTGACTTCTCGCTTCAGAGCCTTAAGTTCAGCGGTAAAATATTCCATGTGATGAAGTCAACAGGACGACTTGAACCGGTATCATCTTCAGATGCTCTCCTGACTCGTTATCCTGTacatgaaaatgttaaaaaggtGCATCATTAGCGGAAAAAACATAGAATTAGCTTGATTTAATTTTAGGAATGTGAACGCAGATCTCGCAGGGACTGAATGACTCACAGTAGTGGATAACAATCCCCAGAAAACCTCAGCGAACATGGATCTAAACCTTCTCCATGTCCACCAAAGCACATCTAGACCGGCTTGGCCGATTTTCATGACCTGTTTAATTATCTGTATTtaggattaaaaaatgtttacaaaatttCTCAGATTGAATGTAAGGTTTAGGTGTCTGTCAGATCCTTTACTATACGCTGCTGTAGACTTTCCCAGGGGAGCTGAGAGGCGCTCctccatttttattattatttttattattttttaaaccaccTCAGGTTTGCTATTCCTGAAGGACTTTGGAAAAATCATTACAAGAAACAAAATTCCAATAACGTCACCAGCACTTGGGTTCAGATCAGACGCCTTTTCAACCCCACTTTTTGtaacctggtcagggtggcgGCGGTTTGGATCGGATTGGATCGGATCAGAGCGCATCCCGGGAAAATACATATTGGATAGGATTCCAGTCATAACAGGGCATCGTACACACTCACGTTCACTCCCAGAGCGATTTAGTATTTCTCGTATCAAGTCTACTTACCTGCTTGTTAAAACTTCATtagtatctctctctgtctctctctctctctgtgtctctctctctcatcacttcTTCCTGTGGAGCTTAAATGGACTTTAATCTGCATCTGTTTTGCTCTCTGTAGAAGTTAGCTAGATATATTGAAAAGCATCTATTATCTtacattctgtctttctctctgttgaagcTGTTGCATATTAgcaccttccttccttccttccttccttccttccttccttccatccatccatccttgcttttattcattcattcattcattcaccaaTCGAAGCAGTGCTTTAAAGCCCTGAACCCCTGTGGCTTTGATAGATGAAAGTGACGATTTGCATTTCAGGCTGTGTATGTGTTGAATCATTTGTGTGTTTGGCAGAGAAGCGGCCATCGACAGGAGGCTACGGCAGTTTCCGCATCCCGCCGCAGAAGGATCCGGCGCTGCGGCTCAGACGGACGAGCAGCGAACAGGATGAGGAGAGCAAAGAGAACGCTGCGGAGAACCGACTCTCAAAGGCCTCCAACGGAACCATGGACACACACTGAGGGGCGTGGCCAACCCAATCCACACCTCGGTTTCAGTTTCCACTGGCAGGGTGCTTGACTAAAGTGACAAACGATTGCAGATATCcatacgagagagagagagagagagagtgcgtgcTACTGAAGCCATAACTTCAGCAGCGTAAATCTCACGAAACCCCACGGACTCTCAGTGACTTACCTCAATACTTAACGCTTTCTTTAAGATGCTTTACAGGATCAAAGCAAAGCATACGGCTACTAATGCAGCTAATCCAGAATTTAACACAGCTCCTGTGTTTACACACTTATTGTGGAAAATATTAACTATACACACAAGTTTTCGTTCCGTATTTTTGCTTGTAGATGTATGCGTGATGTACGTTATGTACACAGATGTGTGATGATTACACTCGGTTTAGCGAGACTTAGCTTTTCTCAGAGGAACTGAGAACTAAAGGCCTCGGCATACTTCATGCGGAGACGACGTTCGGCTAGTTTTCACGAGTGTGGAGCAAACGGACATCATTTCgagatttaaacaaaaaacaaaaagtgcgGAAAAAGTGAGTCTCCTTGTCAATGTATCACTTATTGTATCACTAGAATGCTAAATTCACCATCTTCACCGTCCCTCAGTTTATTTAATGGTCTCTTTTTGTAAATATGGAACAAAATAAGcacctcttcctctccctcatGCTCTTATCATGTGTTTATGTACTCCCATCAGCGAGCAATCATCTTCCTGTAGTCGTGGAGATTTTAACAGTGCCACCTGCTGTACTGGATGACGGCAAATTCGATAACTAAGCTCAAGAGGGTGGTTTGGTCTTCATATCAACCTCACAGACGTCATTAAGTATGCTGAGGCCTTCAGTGTGCTTGTAAACGTAGCTAACGTTTATTCTGTATtccacattatattttttattgtttcatctGCATGTAAAGGCTAAGTGTACAATAAATCATCATGACACACAATGCCAACGTCTCGGGTGATTTCTTGCTGTTCAGATTTGAATCTTGAGTTGCAGGGTGAAGTTGAAGGAAACTAGCTGAAACTCTGAAGCCACTGTGGTTTCTGCACTTCCTGCTAATGCTGCAGAAAACATGTCAAAACTGagcacactcctcacacacacacacacacacacacacacacgggtaaACGCCTGAGTTTTAGTAAAATCATTACAATGCTCTGCATGCCAAGTTTTCTCATGCGCCTTCAGTGaatgatgacttttttttttattctttttttttttttttttttttacaaaaaaggtGCAAAGTGTACGTCAGATTTCCTGTTTTCTAATGAAGCCCCTGCTTTGACGTCTGAATAAGTTGGAACGTGAAATGCCTCCACTGGGTCATGGCTCTAAACGTctctaaatgttttattgcatAAGGCTTATGTAtgagaaaacaaaatatatacaatcatgggctaaaaataataataataaaaacaggccaagcccaaaatggcaaatatgaagcttcTAATGCTCTTAAGAACAAATGATaggtgagaaaatgagcaggaatgaaacagatgcactcctgagagctcttGTGTCTCCATTCGCTGGTTTCCtttttgctgtttggggaaaaactagaaacagggaaattcatttCTATAGTCGTCTTGTATGCAAAATCATGACTATGATTAAGATGTctaatgtaaaattcaaactaacacatgtccgggtgtacaaaatgttccaaaaatatcttctgggatttttttcttaaaagattagtgattatttggttttctgccacctgatgcagctcatcaagagccacaagacttaaacattgaCAGAAATCAAAGGAAAAAGCTCTCGCATACTGAGCTCCTTTATCTATCTGTTTCATTCTTGTTAATTTCTTGACCAaagatttgttgttaagatcataAAAAGCTTCATACGTTgctattttgggcttggcccatttatttatttatttatttatttatgtattttatatatatatatatatatatatatatatatatatatatatatctcccaCGAGTGTATGAACCTAGAAAACTgttgtttttaatctttgaaaACTAGCTgttgtttatgtaaaatattacatggtacatacatatatatattttatatatatatatatatatatatatatatatatatatatatatatatatatatatataaaatttatagcTATAGAATTGCacacaaataatttaattacatattgtataaaaaattgtttaattaaaacagctataattgtttatttattagtgtaCTTGTACAGCAGGGGGCGCTGTTACGTCACTGCTCAGTCTTTGGGTCGGTCCGTGGTAACCATGGCAACTGTGTACCAACggaagatataaaataaaaaaaaataaatttaaagttaAGGATTTTCCTCCCTCTTTGGAGTATTTAATTAAACTATAGTGCTATAAAACCGTCTCCAGTgaaatgtttacttttattttattttaactttcaCATAGTCTTTACATCGACTtgctaatttattaatttagtttaGCTTTTTAGCCTTAAGGacgcaaaaaaataaatagtgacGTCGATATTCGGTCGATTTatcatgttaatgtttatgtattaattaataaacacagtaaactgATGTTAAAGGACTCTGATATGCTAATCAGAAGTCTTGCTAATCTCTcaactgcgcatgcgcacaacAGTGCAATTTAATATAACTGAAATGTACGACTGTATTTTTAACTTAACACACGTTATATAATGTTCAGCAATTTATGAAGAACAACATTTACCTATCCtaacatgcttttatttatttatttgtttatttattttaaataacactttagAGTTGTTTTTCCTTCTTATGCTTGTGATATTTGTGATGATGACAATAATAAGTTAAAAGAAAGCACAATAAAGCAGATTAGCACCAACAATAATATTctcaaaataaatcaaaatatttgtcaaaattttactttaattacatCTCAgcgaaatattaaatattctttattatatgtgtttaaaaaaagaagaaaagaaataaagacgATATTTCTAAACACGCAAATTTTTCttagatttatattaaaacttttaaatacaTCTTCAAAACaatgatttgtaatataatgACAAATAACTTCATAAATTTATTGGTAATTTATCggatttttttggtgtgtgtttgtgtctgaccCGGAAGTTGTAGTTATTTACATCCGGAACAGGAGCCGCTGTCCTGAAGCAGACAGCTACAGTGACATGGCCTCGCAGCTGAGCCGGGTTTGGTCGGGTTTGTGCCGGGTTCGGATAAATTCGGCCCATTTGCGGCGCTCGGTGTCTCAGAGCAGAACTTCCGGCGCCGCCGGAGCCGCGAGCGTGACGGATTTACAGCCGACGGCGGCGGCGCGCGCGGACGACAGCCACGGACACGCAGAGGTCAACCCGTTCGACAAGGTGCGTTACCGGAGACTCGAACAGCACCGTCACTGCGGGTCCAGGGCTCTGAAGTGCAGCCCGCACTAACGTGAGCTTAAACCTCGGTTACAGAAATCGTGAACATCCGTCCTGCGTGACGTCACTGCGTCTCTGTATGCAGCGGGACACACAGATCAACGAGGGGTGCCAAAACTTATGCACCTAACATTTCAGGACTCACTAGAGGTCTTAATCATGAAAGAAGAGTTAGTGAATAATGACACCTTTACTTGTCatattctttttcttattattattattaagatttaGGTTAGATTAACGTTGATGATGTTATGTTGTTATGTTCTTTGTTATGAATTCctgggttctgattggtcagaaagaggtgttgattaattctctataacagcagctctgacagtagtgcagccgcaaaccacagctttatattaacaCGTTATCGtctctgtagtaacagctcattcgcagagATGTGTAcgtaaacggattaaaaatatatatatatattatgtaaggagaaatgtgtttatgtaacatgtatggaaggagtctccagtgtcagcgctttggaacagtcagaggtaaagctgtaactttaagttttgcgacatcttcaggacagaggagtttacgctttttacAGTtagtaaagagagagagagagagagagagtgagagaaaagagacgctgtttatagctgctataacgtaagtgagaacaggaactaacttccgtgtaactataaacggataaaaattatgactcttcgttctttaataaataagaaatgataattgttggtaaattgctgtggtgtaagaggaataaagcactcatGGACGTGCTGTAACGGGAAATTAATCAGCGTCAGGGCGGTGACGATAACGCCGCTTCATCACATCGccccgtcactgattattttcctgttacagcacaacacacagtggtttattacttacttattgAACATTTGCGCTTAAGATTAAACCTTTTACGTGACCTGTTTATATAATAACTaaagaataacagatttattattacttacagatgattgattgactgattgagtgattaattaattaatcctAGCTACCCTGGGAACATCATGCAAAAGTTTGCGTCCCCGTGGtctaaaaatattgttttgtttcttgatcattaaaaaaaatctacgaaatctcacacactaaacatcacactgatgtttattaaataaatttgggGTTTCAAACACTTGGCTTCTTCAGGAgcagcttctgattggctgttggagGAGATTTTTAATTGGTCGTCTGTTTCTCGACGCGCCGGTGACAGGATCTTCACTCGCACGCAGCTTTAATAATCCGTCTGAGGAACAGAAAACGTTCTCGCAAAAACACCTGAGTCTCGATAAAGGAAACTGTTTGAGGCTGAATGAAATTTCTGATCTGATTAAATGAGGTGAATTAATATCcttttaataatctgttaaatagAAGAGTAAAAAGTCATGTAATCCTTTGTGTCTGATTACTTTCACTAtcagaatctgtgtgtgtgtgtgtgtttgagtgacgGTGCTCTCCTGAAGCCCTATTCGGACGGGATTAGACGTACACAGAGTCCTGggattatttcctgttttaaagGATGATTTTATTTACGTCCATGTTGCTGTTTTTCTccgtcctcctctgagaaaattacagacctgtcgttttttttttttccgccaAACTCATCGCTTGTCTGATCATTTCCGTCCCGTCCGGATAAACACGTCCACCTCGCGttggaaaaaaagatgtttgactgATGATACACACTAACGATAAGCACACGCGTCATTGCTTCTCCCTctgatattaaacacttcctgaaaCACGAAACGAATAATGGATGGAACTTTAACCCTATACTCGGTCTTtgcggtaaaaaaaaaaaaaccttgactACACACACCACCTGCGAAAGCATCTTcaggaggaaagaaaataaaatcattgtgAAAAGAAAAGCGAGATCCTGCAGGCGGATTAAAGGAGCTGTTATAACGGCAGCTACGGGTGTAAAGGGTTACTAGGGAGCGTACGGCACAATGTagcttgagacataccagatcagtCACTTATCTTTCTCTGTAACGTCTCAGTAGCAAGAAATTCTGGCACGGACAAAACATGGACATGCTCACAGGAGCTTTTCATTGGCTCTAAAGTGTTACGCAGCTTCAAAAGAAGAGGCTGATGTTCATCCTCCATTCGCTCCTAAGAGCATCATGTGCCAAATTTTCCACTGATATCAATTCTGCCATTTGTGTAGCCTCGGCTTACGGCTCCCTTCTGCCCCGCCCCCTGGCCACGCCCTCCTTTTATACAGCGGCTTTCATTTTAATTGAGCGAcgagtcttatttgtcttaaaatggATTTGCTTCGGCTTGCTattgtcattaatatgaaacgacaggattaaaaatatagaaaatttgtgtgtataattaaaataaataagagattGAAACcagatttcttgtgtaaatgctcatatgaatgatttacgaataaaaacgttcgtatccagtttgataaatgacgCCTGATGTGTGcactttacattattttcaacAGTCAGAGCATCCTTGTTCCTAAATCTCAGATAAGTGACTTTACCGCATTGACagactctttatttatttattttttttctggcttttCAGTAATCACACTTGgatgatgttcttttttttttcctgtgacagaaataatttaaaactcgTTAAAAATGCAAGCTGGATGTGCAGGCCAGACTCGCGCACTTCTCATTGTTATGGTGACGTTGACAACTTAACTCTACACGTGCACATAACTGTGGATGTGTTTGGACAAATAAACGCAGATTGTCTACAGAGAGTCATGTTTAGGATACTGATGAGTCTGTAGTCAGAAATGAATTCAGtcagaaatgtttgtgtgtgaacgCAGTCAGTCCAACGGAGAATAAATCGGCTTGAttagaggggtgccaatactttaagtGTGTGTCCTCTTTTGACAGAACCCAGACTACCATGGCTTCTCGGACGACCCGTTCGTAGACGAGTGGAACATGAGGATGGCTTTTTTCTTCGGCATTTCCATGGCCATCGTCGTAGGAGGAACGTTCATCCATTATTTACCGGATCACGGGTAAGCAGGAGCCTCAGTGACTTCTTCTGAACGTAATCTTCAgctgcctttgtgtgtgttttctttttgaatgaataaacagaaaatcAGACCATGTTCTGTtgattgaaaaaacaaacaaacaaaaaaatggtggTGTCTGATTTTTGCACATTACTGTAATTAACCTCTTTCCTGCCTCGCGTTTTTCCTCTTTCCCGTGTCAGAATGAGGCAGTGGGCGCGACGGGAAGCCGAGCGGCTCATCGTACTGAGAGAGGCGGAGGGTCTGCCTCTGATCGACGAGAACTACTACGACCCGAGCAAGATCGTCCTCCCTTCATCCTCAGACGAGTAGCTCACTGTCACCGCTCAGTTTCCTGTTCATTTGTGTTCGACTGTACATTAACTTCTagtaaaatatcacaataaaacCTTATGTTAATACTCAGTGTCAtgtgattgatttttttatctttaaatttAAAGCCTCGtgtattacatcatcatcattacagaCATTTGTGACTCTATAAACTGTTGAGTAAACAGtttaaaactgttaaataagactgtatttttttttaaatatataattaaaagcattttattccatAAAGAAACAAATCTAGACCAAGATTTTTTTACAATGTAAGTTTTAATCTCACAACTACTTGACTTTTCTTATTTACATGGTTAATATTATtccttaatttttaaattaattcatgttttgtattttattgtcttttattttgcttCACTTGCTAAAAATTATTCCTCAGTGTAATCCATTTAAAAtcgatttattaaaaaattaaagaataatttaatacataggaatttaataataatttaataaacctttggttgtttatttatttatttgtttgttttaaatgaaataaaatatttttatacctgATACTTTAATCATTATACTTTTTACatgaaatagtaaaaaaaaaaaaaaaaaaaagattccttaatttattccttaattcatttaaaaccaactaattaataaattaatgttttgcacttatttttatttatttgtttattgtttatttttacccGCTAAAGTAAAACCCCGACCGCACTTCCGGTATTCTGTCCCCTGTAGCGGTAGCtctgctctgattggtcaggagggaCCGAACTGTGCTGAGGGGGCGGGGCCTTTGGGTCGCGAACAGGAAAAGAAAGCGGGAGGACATTCGAAAGCAAAACGGTAAAAAATATtgtcttaaaatatattttcttctgTTCTAAACTTCTTAGATCAATCTCCATAGCGACCTTGAATGTAATCTCGAGTATACTATATCCGACAAACTATCGACACATCGTAcactttgaaataaaataacaaatgcGGTAATTAGCAAGGAAGCTAGTTTGCGTTATTTTATATCCCACCCGTACTTTCTTAAATCCCGCCTTCTGGCGTAGGATTGGCTAGTGGAGCACACTCCTGAATTAAACTGTCCAATGGGTGGGCGGCTCTTGAGCGTTTGACCAATCCGGGTTTAGAAGGCGGGATTTCTTAATACGGATGGGAAAGAAAACAACGATGCTAATCCAGATGACGGAAACAAAGTAAAGAAACTGAGTCCGGGCGAAATCCCTTTACatttgaactgaaaaaaaaaactttttaagtGATCAAATTATGTAAAACTCTTTTATAAGTCGCCTTGTTCAGTTATTTTAGCTAAGGTAAAAAGAGAactttgttgttgtgttgaaatggctacaaaaaaataaagttctaCAGAacttgtaatattttaaaacaatttaaatgaTCTGTATAGAATAAGGAATAGTTTAATCTGATTTATTCAATGTCTAAGAAACTTTTAAAAGCGGGTTAGGAACATCTTTACACCTTTACCCATATTAAAAATGTCAggatttatgaatatgcaaattaggaacgCCCCCTTGACAACCCATGTAGCCTGACATTACAGATATTAGCTAGCTGGATAGCTATGCTAGTAAACTTGCTCACGTCTGTCACAGGTTGTCATGAAAGGGATTTTAGAATCTACGTCCCAATTTACATCGTAAAATtctctgtaatttatttaacagaagccaaacctgtcaaaatattttgttcatCAGTAATCGCCaaactagttagctagctgagCCTGAAGGTTCTATCGCTAAAAGTTTCCAATTACAACGTCGTCATTCTATTATCTCAGGATGGTTTACTGAAGCTGCGAACGTTGTTTAGTAGTGTGAAATTTACACGGTATCCTTAAcctagtttaaaaatatcatgttgTTAATCTACAGTTCGAAAACACACAAGCTGGTGGttaaaattaaaggaaaatttaatcttttaaaacgTATTCTTTGTACGAAAGTGGCGATTCTGCAGACAATTCTCAAATCGTTCTTCTTTCTTAGAAAGTCTCTTACATAGTGAATATTATTACTGGACTGTCTTTTGCTAAGTCGCGTTGCCCCGATGTTCAGATGGCTGCGATTCGCAAGAAGCTGGTGATCGTCGGAGACGGAGCGTGTGGAAAGACCTGTCTACTCATCGTTTTTAGTAAGGACCAGTTTCCTGAGGTCTACGTCCCCACAGTGTTTGAGAATTACGTCGCAGATATTGAGGTAGACGGTAAACAGGTGAGTTTTTCACCGCAGACGTTGACACGTACGTTAACGAGCTTGATTCCACAGACTTTAATCTGCTGTTGTATCTAGCTAACTAACAAACTGAAGTGTTAAGctgtttatgtgtgtaattAATGCTCTCTTGTGTACGTTAGGTGGAGCTGGCACTGTGGGACACGGCAGGACAGGAAGACTACGACAGACTGAGGCCACTCTCCTACCCCGACACTGATGTCATCCTCATGTGCTTCTCCATTGACAGCCCCGACAGTCTGGGTGACTCCATcaaacacaactacacaaccGAACATACACTTTATCTGGAATTTTACACACGTAACACACCCCGGGACCAGAGTTTGATTAAGAAGTGTATACTTTTAATGGTTAATTGTTGCTTTTAAGACTCTTGGTTCGTCCCAATCTTTAGATATTTCTCATTTAGTCCCAGTCTCTGGGGTTCTGACTTTTGGCTACTCCTTTTCTTTAGGACTCCATCTTGTGTTTAGTCCCAGTCATTTGATCTTTCATGCTCAGTTAGTCCTAGTCCTTGGggttctgactcttggttatTCCCAGTCTCTGGAGTTTTGATTCTTGATTATTCCCAGTTCACCTGGGTTTCTGACTCACTCCCAGTCTCTGGCATTCTGACTCTCGGTTATTCCCACTCTCTTGTGTTCCGACTATTGGATTTTCCCAGTCTCTGGGATTCTGACTCTTGGTTATTCCCAGTCTCTGGGGTTCTGACTCTTAGTTATTCACAATCTCTGAGG
It contains:
- the ndufb11 gene encoding NADH dehydrogenase [ubiquinone] 1 beta subcomplex subunit 11, mitochondrial translates to MASQLSRVWSGLCRVRINSAHLRRSVSQSRTSGAAGAASVTDLQPTAAARADDSHGHAEVNPFDKNPDYHGFSDDPFVDEWNMRMAFFFGISMAIVVGGTFIHYLPDHGMRQWARREAERLIVLREAEGLPLIDENYYDPSKIVLPSSSDE